The DNA sequence CCACGGTCATGCAACGTATCAAGGGTCGCTCTTCGCGCCGGGTCCAGATGGAGTTCCCCGAATTGCGAAAGCGCTACTGGGGCCGCCGGTTCTGGGCTCGTGGGTATTTCTCGACCACTTCG is a window from the Alphaproteobacteria bacterium genome containing:
- a CDS encoding transposase, which produces TVMQRIKGRSSRRVQMEFPELRKRYWGRRFWARGYFSTTSGNVTDDNILEYLALTGKHDATGDSR